GTCCGACGTGCTCACCGGCTTGGGGTTGTTGGCGTCCAAAAGCGATCTTGCTGACCTTCGTCGTTCGGTGGCCGTCGTGACATCGCGTCTCACGTCCCTGGAACAGCAACCAGGGGTGGCCTCGTCTTCAACAACTCCGCTTCAACCTCGcctcggcggctcggcggcgcgggCATGTTGCCCAACCCGTCCCAACCCAATCTGAACGTTGGCGCGGCAGAGCTGGCGGCGGGCACGGGGACAGGCGCGGGAACGGGCACCGGAGGCGGCAGCGTTCCCCGTTTCTACAAGCTCGAGTTTCCCATTCGACGGCAAAGAAGATCCTCTCAACTGGCTGCAACATTGCGAGCAGTTCTTCCGCCACAATCCGCTCGGAGAACTCAAACGTCTTTCCCAGACGGGGACCGTGGCGGCATATCAGGAGAAATTCCTGGCGCTCGCAAGCTGCGTCCAAGATCCCCTGTCGGAAGGGCAACAGGTGCAGGCTTGCAATGGATAACACCAACGCGGGCTGCTGCTCACCAGTCACCAGCATGTGAGTCCGTCGCTGCCAGGTGCCAGTCAAACCCATCTTCTCTCATCGCCCACGCCCCTATACCTCCTGTCCAACTGCAGCATTGTTCGCTGTCCATCTAAAGTCTTACAGCTATTCACCATACGGTTTTGCTGCATTACGGTTCTTTGTGTTGCGTTGTGCAGTTCGGTTGGAGCTGGAGGACGACCAAGGCACAACAGAGAATGCATATCCGAGCCAAAATTATATATCAGAAACACCAAAAATGGTGGtacagtagtttttttttttctgttctccACTCAACCAGTTTGGTTGGACCTAACTGACTGCAACTCAAAGAAGACCGACAGTTCGACGGACGGACACAAGATGAGTCTCCCACTGCTAACTTTTACATGGCAGACCTAACAAGATATTGTTCGTATTCTGTATGGATTATATGCAAAAAGAATGCTTTTATGGATATGTACTCCGGTTTTGCCATTCAATCAAGGATGCCGTTTCGCTTTCCTTTTTATCCTGGGCAAATCTTCTCTGCTACCCTGCTGGTACCTGCCATCCATACAACACGACCATACATAAATCACAATGCAACAAGTCTCATCTCACATAAATCACAATGCAGCAAGTCTCTCACAGAAGATTATCAGGTTAATATGTTATTTGTCTGAATTGGAATTGACGAGATACAACTTACAGATTAGTTGAAGCTTCAGGGGACTTGCGCACCTGACGCTGTGAGGTTGTTGGGCGTGCTCGCATCAGCAGCACAAGTGATCTCATTGAGAGGATTGCTGAAAACATAGAAATGGGCAGATCAAGCAATTAATTGTTAGTGGATCAACACATCAACAAATATCAGTTCTGGTTGACAAATTCTGATAAACTAATCGCTGACAAATGCAGAAAGTGCATATAGAAAGCACTACAAGATGTTACTATATTGCAGGCAGCATAAGTGACAACAAGAATTCTGGTAActcaaggatggtaaaattacccaAATAATAAAGCATTGTCCTTAAGGAGGGATAGAATTGgacctgctttatgcaaaatgCCGATCGCTACATATGAAAAACAAGGCCCAGATTCTGCTGTGgtaaataacaacaaaaatgaaGCACAAAACCATACAATCTACCTAACCCAAATTCTGGTAACTCAAAAGCACAAGTACCAATAGCTAAGCAGATGACATATTAAGAACAAGCTATACCATATAATCTACCTAACCCAAATTCTGGTAACTCAAAAGCACAAGTACCAATAGCTAAGCAGATGACATATTAAGAACAAGCTATCTATCTCTCTATACTCATTCGGTAAAGGCAAGATATACTGAAAAAATAAAGTCTTATCCTTAATGACTTATGATTGGCTGATTAGTCTCAACAGTAACATGCAAAATTTGCCACTAAGGCACTGACCTCATAAATCTTGACATGGCATCAGCTACCTGAAGACAGTGAATTCCTTCCTCGGTCATAAACTCTGGAAGTTCacatatgtttttttctatattcaAGTCAATTTTGATATCAttagagttaaaaaaaaaaactggcatCCATTTGACAAAATATATGAACAAGGGCATTACTGAAGTTTGCATCAGACAGGTTGTCGATGGTTGGGCAAGTGCAGCTCAGATCATCCCTCTCCACTGAGGCGTATACAGCTATCTCGATGGTGTCTAAGTGGGGATCTAGATGAAAAAAACACAGATTAGTCACATTTAAGGCTAATGCATTGCtcattgaagtttttttttttttttgagcaagGACCAAGGCCCCCATTTCTATTACCAGAAATGGATACAAGCTACAAGGTTCTTACAGAAAAGAAAGGGAAGAAAAGCAGCTAAAACATTTGCTCATTGAAGTATATCATATAATTACTTACGAGTCCAGTTCATTGTCCTGGATAGACCTTTCATCTGGTCTTTCCTAAGAATACGGTTTGATTTTGATCTGTTCGCGCCAGTCTGTATGATTTGACAGTTACTCTGATCATTTGGGCCTCCTAAATAAATTAGGTAGATCTTCAGAATTATGGCAATATATATGTTATACTAAAAAACGTAAGGTTTAACGTATAAGAAGAAAATTACTCTTGGAGTGTGGCTGTATATGATCAAATTCGTAGCCACAACAACCATGTTTGCCATTTAGCGCCTTCAGGACAGGATTTCCGTTGGCATCCAGCCGCCAACGATCACCAGATCGTCCAATCACCTTGGGAGCATTATTCCAGCAAGCTTCTCTTACATCTGCGCTGAATGAACGAGGTTTTGCAGGTGCTGATGCACGTAGAGCACGGGAAAACTTGGACACAAGACGGGAAAACAGACCCATGTCCTGCAGTTAACATAGCAATAGCATAAATAATCCCTTGTGGATCACTCCATAGATTTATCAATTTAGACAGGTTTGTAAAACTGACTCATAATATTTGATAACACATCTATCGGTATCTGTATTGAATAGCCATAGAATTCATATCACAACATCTAAAATACACATCAATACACAAACGTGCATCACCACTGACCCATTAGAGATATGAGTCGCTAAGTAGAAGATGTAATGTCAAATTAGCTACATCTGCAGAAAAATAAGTGCAGGTCTAACAAGCCAATTTAGCAGTTAAATTATGTGAACTGTCCATTACAAACATATCAAACAACAGGACATATTGGTATGCCAGTATCGCGCACCAGCAAGTTAAACGTGCCCTCAGCATTAACATATCATCTTCCACAAACAAAAAACACAATCCAGGTTGCAGTGCTGCACTACACTCACTATCTGGAGGAACCCAACTCCGTGAAATACAGCAGAATGCTACACTAACATAACATACTGTAACACTTACGGCAGACAACCGTAAtttagaaaggaaaaaaaatcggacAGAGTTCAGGATCCAATCCGAATGGGACAATATGCAATTTCCGTAACAACTGATGCGAGAACCCCAATAATGATAATTTCCCGGTACTAGGTTGCAACATTGGTAAAGTCAGAAGCGATCACTAGGGAAATGCACAAACCCTGTAAATCCAACTCCCAAACCCTATAAAATCTCGCACGATCAAGGGAGACAAAACGCGCGGAAACGTTGCAGCACACGGGAATCGGGAGGCCGGTAGCCCAGCAACTTACCAAAGTCGAACCCAAATCGGTGACAAAGCCTTGGACTTCCTGGAGCTCCGTTCGCGTTCGCTCGCAGCAGCAGGCCTCCGGCGAACCGCGGAGAGGAACCCGCGCGCGGGGACGAATACTCTCTCCTTCTccgacgccgccgtgcgccgtcggaGCCAAGCTGATCAGAGAACACCACGGATCAATTAGCAGGTAGCaatgaggagggggaggagagaaggggaggggacTTGCCTGATGGGGAGAAAAGTTCGCCCCTCctgcgcggcggacggcggtgaGATCGTCTCCCCAATTTCTTTTCCCCGCCCTAGCTCGAGAGTCGAGAGCAAATGGGGTCGCctaaattttgaaattcaaagtggtgggggtgggggccACATACAGGCATACTACGAGGAGAGGCGCGTGAAGCTGAAAGCAGCCCGGCCCACCGAACCCAGGTTCATTTTTTCGAGTGGAGTAAGTTCACTTTGAGTCCCTCAAATCTCTAATACCGAATTCTGGGAGGATTCGCGTGTAAAAAATACCGAATTCTGGGAGGATTCGCGTGTAAAAAGCCCCGCCACATGGCACCGCGTGGTTCCaacttcccccccccccccctccgacAGTCGTACGATCAGGTTTTATTAGCAAAATGTTAAACTCCACCAATGATACCGACCCAGACACCCAGTCCGGCTTGCGCGCTGGATAATCTATCCTGTGATTTTTTCCCATAGGGCACATGTATTCTTTTTAGAGTAATTACTTTAATACTAATAAAATCTATGTAAATATCATATATTGAAAAATATCATTCAATGTGTACTTGGTTTTATGTTTGTATAATACCTTCGGAGAATTATAGCATGACAGTATACGCAAACAAAcggtcactggtggagaaaccatctttcgtcggtcggccgaattccataatagtcccggatgcaataaaaaccggagctaaagatgatctttagtcccggttaaaaagggtaactggcatatttgatttttaatcctggttggtaacaccaatcgggactaaagatgatatttagtcccggttcaaatgctgttagggcctgtcaggcccccccggatctttagtcccggttggtaccaaccgggactaaagatcgtaacttaccaaccgggactaaagatctcggggatctttagccccggttggaaataccaactgggactaaagtcccacccctatatatatgtctttttcctcctccagctgcccgagcaagcttcaaaatttcttcaaaaaagaagggaggtcatgccaaaatttctagtgaatttattttggtgattacatacaaataggaggtgcctaaaaggtttgcaacttcatcctccaatgtttttctttgtcatattacatttggagctatgttttgcacacttttttgtctccaaaatttagttgtaagttgatgagagagaaaatttgtgtgggggaAGAAAGaacatatagaaatttagttgatttggtaaagaaggttttataaaatagttgagaaggaaaatatagtgaaagttagtcttaaataatagaaaacaaactaaaatgaaaattaaaagaagcaaaacacattaaaatttgtttaaaactttagaaatagtaaataagaattatttagtgtaatattttatgatttttgtatgaataaagatatgtcattattgtatgactgttgaaagagtttgtaattatcttataattattgtatgactgtcattattgtaagaataattatttatgtacgattttttttcgactcatgtagatggatcgtcAATGGATGTACGATggccggcggtccaaagagtttattgacggcgtgcattatttttttgagagtggccgaagctaacaggcaaaagggttttatttgttgtccatgcaataagtgtaaaaatcagaaggagtattctgcatccaggactattaatttccacttgtttgagttggggttcatgccaagctataactgttggacatcccacggagagcaaggggttgaaatggaagaagatgaagtggaagacgacaatattccagaCTTTGATCAGTACagtggatttgaaggaaatcaaacgggcgagaaGAAAatggatgctgatggtaacgacgttgcagatgatcttggtcagatgttgcaggacgccaaggaggactgcgaaagtgaaaagggggcccataaattggacaagatgttagaggaccacagaacgtcgttgtacccaggttgcgagcaggggcacaaaaagttggataccactctggagttcttgcaatggaaggcaaaaaatagtgttagtgacaaggcatttggcgatttattgactcgtcaagaacattcttccggagggaaacaaattgcccgagacaacgtacgaggctaagaagatagtctgccctttaggactggaagttcagaagattcacgcatgtccgaatgattgtatcctatatcgtggTGAGGAGTAcaagaacctagaagcatgccctgtttgcaaagcactatggtacaagattagacgagatgatccaggagaagttgacgggcaattaacaaagaagagaattcctgctaaggtgatgtggtatttccctataataccacggctaaggcgtttgtttaggaacaaggggaatgtgtAACACTCTGAAAATTCGAAtgacaaaatcaaaactctaaaaatacagattttcaaaaactttttaaattaattgcatcatgtcgatcttattcgtctatttcatctggatttgatctcgaagattattaatcatgagtaaagaatagttaattaggaataaaccttaaaaacaaattggtaaaataaatacaaaataaatattaggtgggatagaaataaataaaatattatcgcgactatatttggatcaattaaatttgaatacgatggaataagaattaaccctaattaaaactcaaataaattacatgaaaataaaatatgagtaatattaatctagggtgaattcattagttgagataatacacatattgagtaaacttcatttatgcaagatttagaaattatagaatcaaattcatatagaaaataatataaaattgggaaaaataggaaaaagacaCTATTCATTAGCTTCTAGGTGTTCGACGAGGCTCCCtagccccttcccctcccctgccatgcgcgcctcgcgccccgagccgtcgccgtcgccgcctgccgccgtgccgctgtcgcctgccgcgccgcgcgccgctcggccgTCACCGTCGCATCCCTCCTCgtgccgcgcgccaccgctgccgccccgtcacctcccgtcccgtcgccgcgcgcgtcccatcgtcgctccgagccgcgcgccgccgctgccgagccgTCCCCATCGCcatcccgctgccgcgccgctcgcccgtcgcgtcgccgtcgtcgccgcgccgagccccgtgccgagccgcgccgagccccgcgccgcgccgcccgctcgtcgccatcaccggccgccgcgcgcccgtctcGTTGCCGCGCCATCCGACGCATCGCCGTCaccgcgcgtcgccgtcccgcgccgcgtcgcccgcccatcccatcgccgcgtgaccgtcccgtcgccgcgccgcgcgcctatcgtgttgccgctgccgccccgcgcgccgtctccttgcgccccgcgcgccgtctcgcgccccgcgccccgcgcgctactcgccatcgcgtcgccgcctcgcgccccgcgccgctgccgcatcgcGTCATCatcgcgtcgccatcgccgtcacaCCGAGctgcgccgagccccgcgcgccgccccgagccccgccgctcctcccctctctacaaatccccccctctctctccattcTCCCCACCCCATCTCACCCTtccttccctctcccctctccactgcgccgtcgttcccgtgccgccgcgccgccgttcccgtgccgctgTGCCGCCGTTCCCGCGCCGCTGTACCGCCGCTTCGGTGCCGCCgtacgccaccgtcgccaccgccgtcgttgccgctgccgccgtcggtgagccgccctccttctcctcctcccccccccccccccccccgcgtccaccgccgccgcc
This window of the Oryza sativa Japonica Group chromosome 4, ASM3414082v1 genome carries:
- the LOC107276579 gene encoding uncharacterized protein, with the translated sequence MGLFSRLVSKFSRALRASAPAKPRSFSADVREACWNNAPKVIGRSGDRWRLDANGNPVLKALNGKHGCCGYEFDHIQPHSKRGPNDQSNCQIIQTGANRSKSNRILRKDQMKGLSRTMNWTHPHLDTIEIAVYASVERDDLSCTCPTIDNLSDANFKKNICELPEFMTEEGIHCLQVADAMSRFMSNPLNEITCAADASTPNNLTASGAQVP